ATATCTTTCAAGTGGATGCCTTTACCTCCCATGTCTTTGGTGGCAACCCGGCGGCGGTGTGCCCCCTGGACGCCTGGTTGCCGGACGCGGTGCTGCAGCGCATCGCCCTGGAGAACAACCTGTCGGAAACCGCCTATTTCGTGCCCCGGGGCGAGGTCTTCGAACTGCGCTGGTTCACCCCCACGGTGGAAGTCGACCTGTGCGGGCACGCCACCCTGGCGGCGGCCTGGGTGCTGTTCGAGCAACTGGGCGAGCGCCGCGACGTGCTGCGCTTTGCCACCCGCAGCGGCGAGTTGCGGGTGAGCCGCGAGGGCGGCCTGCTGTCCATGGACTTTCCCGCCAAGCAGCCCGAGGCCGTGGCGATTCCTGCGGCCCTGCTGCAAGCCCTGGGCCTGACCGCGGCCGAGGCCCTGTACCGCACCGACGACTATCTGCTGGTGGTGGACGACGAAGCTCTGGTGGAGGCGCTCAAGCCTGATTTCGCCGCACTGGCCGCGTTCGATGTGCGCGGCATCGCCGTGACGGCACCGTCCCGGGCGTTCGATTTCGTCTCGCGCTGGTTCGGCCCGCGGGTCGGGGTCAATGAAGACCCGGTCACCGGTTCCGCCCATACCTCCCTGGCGCCTTACTGGGCCGAGCGCCTGGGCAAGCACCAGTTACGGGCGCAGCAGGGCGGGGCGCGCAAGGGTCAGCTGGAGTGTCAGGTGCTGGACAACGGGCGGGTGATCATCAGCGGCTACGGCGCCTTGTACCTCAAGGGCAGCATTTTCCTCTGAGGCGGCGCCGCCGCTCTGCGGCGCAGGCCGGGCGCCTGCAAGCGGATTTGTCTCGGCACGGCCTGCGCAGGTAGAGTCGCGTTTTTTTCGCCTGCTCAGGATGTTCCAGACCATGCACCGGACGCGCCCCTTGCCCCGCCTTGCCACCTCATCGCTGTTGGCCCTGCTCCTGGGACTGAGTGCCGGCGCTGCCCAGGCCGCCAGCCTCAGCGAGAGCCTGCTGGACTGCCAGCCGGGTTTCTTCAAGGCCCTGTATCAGCAGCGCGGCGAACTCGGGCAGGTGGTCAAGCTGGCCGAGAATCAGCGCCAGGGCATCGCCTGGGTGCCGGTCACCGACCGCCTGAACAGCGCCACGGCAGCGCAGGCGTTTTCTCGCCCGTTGAGGGATGGCGGCCTGCGCCTGACCGGCTACTACGACCGTCAGTTCGACCTGGGCGAGCAGGGCAGCTTCCACTTCTGGGGCTTCGACATCGATGCCAGCCGCGCCGCGGTGATGGCCGCGCTGCCCCAGGCCGGCTGGCAGGAAGCCGGTGAGTACTTCATCTCCCGGCCACAGATCAAACTCAACGCCACGGCGCCCTGGCAGGACAACCCGGCCGCCGCCTCGGGCATCGCTCCGGCGCCGGGTTCCGCGGAAAAGATCCTCATGCTCAGCGACGAAGACGGCAAGACCCGCCTGCTCTGCTCGCTGCAGGGCACGGTCGATCAGGCATTGCTCGACCAGGAGCGGCCGGACCTGGCCCAGGGAGCGGGCCGATGAACAAGCTGCTGGGCTTGAGCGCGGCGCTCGTGCTTGCCGGTTGCGCGCATTCGGGCAGCCAGGCCCCGGCGCCGCAGCGTCCGGACGGCATGTTCAAGGTGCTGGAAAGCCCGGAACTGGCCACCTACTTTGCCGCCAACTCGCTGGCCCTCTACCAGAACAACCCGAACCTGCGGCAGTTCTATCTGGTCAACAACTACGCCAAGCCTACCGAGCTGGGCGCTGGCAAGCCGCCGATCCACAGCTCGCGGGCGACCCGGGTGATCAACTGCGAGAAGGATGAGTCGGCGCAGTTCGGCCGGGTGTACTTCTCCGAGCCGTTCGCCCAGGGCGTGGAGGTCACGCGCAAGGCCGATCAGGCGCAATGGGCGGCGTTTCCCCGCCAGTCATTGCTGGGCGAGTTGCGCAACATGGTCTGCGCCATCGACCCGACACGGCTCAAGCTGGCTCCGGCCAAGGCGCCGTGAGCCAGGTCCTTCATTGCGGCCAGGCCATGATCAGTTCGGCCTGTGCGGTGTGGGGATCGATGCCATCGCCGATCACCTGGAAACCCTGCTGGCGGTAAAAGCCGATGCTCGGCAGGTTGGCGGCATACACCGCCAGCTCAAGGCGTGAGCGCCGCTGGCGGGCATCGGCCAGCAGCTGTGTGCCCACGCCCTGGCCCTGGTGCGGCACCGCGACGAAAATCGCCGCCAGCTGATCCTCATGCAGGCAGTAGAAGCCCAGGAGCTGGCCGTCGCGTTCGGCCACTCGGGTCTGGGCATGGGGCAGGTAGAGCTGGCGCATGTCCTCGACCTTGGAGCGCCAGAAGTCGGGATCGATAAAGTGATGGGCCTGGATCGAGGCGTCCAGCCAGAGCGCCAGCAACGCTTGCATATCGCTGTTTTGAAAGTCCCTGATCAGCATGTTTGGGGGCCTGTCGGATTCAAGTGTGCGCCGCACGCTACCCAGGTGGCGGCGGTCTGTCCAATGATTGAGAACCAAGGAAGTATTCGATGCTGGAAAGCAACCGCACCCTCAGCCTTTCGGGCGAGCAGGCCCTGGAGGCCCTGGCGGAACTGGAGTTCGTGTTGATCTCGCTGCACAAGATGGGCGCCTACTACAGGGACAAGCCCGTGGCTGACTACCGGCGCGCCACCACCGATTTTATCGACAACCAGCAGGTCACCCAGCGTCTGGCCCGGGTGCGCAGGATCCTCAGCGAACCCTTCGACCACACCCTGGGGGAGGACGACATGGACGACATCGAGCGTCATGTGCAAGGGCTCGACTTGTGGCGCCCCGAGTAGACACGCTGTCATTGCCCGCGGTTTTTCAAGGAGCCTGTCATGTCCCGCATCAGCCTCGCCACGGCGACGCCCACCACCAGCCTGGCGCTGGTCAAGTTTCTCCATCAGCGCCTGGGCCTGTCCCTGAGCGTTGCCCAGGGCTATCTGCGCCGTGGCGCCGAGGGCTTCTTCTACAGCGCCAAGCTGTTTCACAACGACCATGTGCAGCGCGAGCAGGAACTGCGCGACATCCTCGCCTTCTTCAACAGCGCCCAGGTGCCGCTGCTGATTGTCGAAAGCGACCCCGATGAGGAGTGGAACGGGGTTGCGCCCGAACCGTTGCAGGACTGCGCGATGCCCCAGGAGCACTTGTTCAATCTGCTCCAGGCCCATGAAGAGGGCTATCAATAGGGGCCGCAAGCGGGCCAGTGCCGCTCGACGCAATGCGCGGTTTTCCTAAAGTTCTGGGCGCCGGGGTCGAGACGTTGGTGCTGTTTGTCTTTCAATAAGGATATTTCGTGTTCAGAACCCTGCTCGGGGCCGCCGCCCTCATCGCCACCCTGGCGCTGACCGGCTGTGTCTCCTACCACGTCACCGGCCCGCTGGGCGCGCCGTTGCATCCTGCACCCATCAGCAGCCCGCGCACTGCGCAAATTGCCGATGTGCAAGTTACCGCCAGCGGTATCGACGACGCCACGCGCACCGCCATCAGCCGTTCCCTCACGGCCCAGCTGACTCCCTACGTCAAGAGCGCCGGTTACTTCCGCCAGCTCAGCGAATTCCCCACCCGCCTGGGCGAGGAAGACGTGGTGCTGAAATTCAACATGACCTCCCTCAAGGGCCACCGCGCGCCCCATCCGGGCTACCTGCCCGGGGCCTTGCTGACCCTGACCGTGTGGATCTGGGTCAACGGTCCGATCTACGTCGATACCTTCGACCTGGCCGGCGACCTGTCGATCGTCGACCGCAACGGCAAGGAACTGGCCAGTGCCAAGGAGCAGCTCAAGTTCGAGCGCAACGTCGGCCTGTATGGCCGCGAGTACTGGGCCCCGACCCAGGGCGCCAAACAGCTGAACGAACTGGTTACCAAGTTGCTGGACAACGCCACTGCCCGCTTGGCGCAACACTAAGGAGAGTCCCATGTCGGGTTTCATCAAGCACACCCTGGTGCTCGCGGCGCTGCTGCTGAGCGGCTGCGTGTCCTACTCGCAACACGAACTGAGCGCTGTCGGCAGCTGGCCGCCGGCGGCACAGACCGCCGAACAAAAGCCCAGCGCCTTTGTCCGCACCACCGCCATGTACCAGGTCAACGGTGGCCCGGCCAATGCCGCCGCCGGCGCTCCGGCAGCCGCCTGGGAAACCGTGGTGGCCGATGCCTACCGCCAGTCCGGGCGCTTTGCCCGGGTCAGCACCGACAAGGTCGAATCGGACCTGTACGCCGAAGCCACCCTGTACAACAACGAACAGTTCAGCATGGCCTCGGCCATCATCACCGGCGCCACCTTCTTCGTGATTCCGTCCACGGCGAAGAACACCTTCACCCTGGAGACGGTGTTCAAGGACAAGGACGGCAAGGAGCTGGGGCGGATTCGCAAGAGCGAATCGGTGCGCACCTGGATGCAATTGCTGCTGATCGTCGCCATTCCCTTCCAGGCGGACACCCGCGACGTGGTCCAGCA
This genomic stretch from Pseudomonas sp. Os17 harbors:
- a CDS encoding N-acetyltransferase, whose protein sequence is MLIRDFQNSDMQALLALWLDASIQAHHFIDPDFWRSKVEDMRQLYLPHAQTRVAERDGQLLGFYCLHEDQLAAIFVAVPHQGQGVGTQLLADARQRRSRLELAVYAANLPSIGFYRQQGFQVIGDGIDPHTAQAELIMAWPQ
- a CDS encoding PhzF family phenazine biosynthesis protein, with translation MQLDIFQVDAFTSHVFGGNPAAVCPLDAWLPDAVLQRIALENNLSETAYFVPRGEVFELRWFTPTVEVDLCGHATLAAAWVLFEQLGERRDVLRFATRSGELRVSREGGLLSMDFPAKQPEAVAIPAALLQALGLTAAEALYRTDDYLLVVDDEALVEALKPDFAALAAFDVRGIAVTAPSRAFDFVSRWFGPRVGVNEDPVTGSAHTSLAPYWAERLGKHQLRAQQGGARKGQLECQVLDNGRVIISGYGALYLKGSIFL
- a CDS encoding surface-adhesin E family protein, giving the protein MNKLLGLSAALVLAGCAHSGSQAPAPQRPDGMFKVLESPELATYFAANSLALYQNNPNLRQFYLVNNYAKPTELGAGKPPIHSSRATRVINCEKDESAQFGRVYFSEPFAQGVEVTRKADQAQWAAFPRQSLLGELRNMVCAIDPTRLKLAPAKAP